One genomic window of Streptomyces sp. NBC_01276 includes the following:
- a CDS encoding DeoR/GlpR family DNA-binding transcription regulator, translating to MVRANGAVSLRELARVVQTSEVTVRRDVRALEAEGLLDRRHGGAVLPGGFTRESGFPQKSHLATAEKTAIADVAAGLVEEGEAVVVGAGTTTQELARRLARVPGLTVVTNSLLVAQALAHANRVEVVMTGGTLRGSNYALVGSGAEQSLQGLRVSRAFLSGSGLTAERGLSTSNMLSASVDRALVQAAAEVVVLADHTKLGTDTMFQTVPTDIMTRLVTDEPPPHDDRAATELQALADQGVQITVAGSSAASGGGHGGAPGGDGMQGRRPRRESPLPVQRRGGPTDRLRSAPASMLEQQAGERARVADMRRR from the coding sequence ATGGTGCGGGCCAACGGAGCGGTATCGCTCCGGGAGCTCGCCCGCGTCGTCCAGACCTCCGAAGTGACCGTACGGCGGGACGTGCGGGCACTGGAGGCAGAAGGACTCCTCGACCGCCGGCACGGCGGTGCGGTCTTGCCGGGCGGTTTCACGCGGGAGTCCGGCTTTCCGCAAAAGTCCCACCTCGCGACGGCGGAGAAGACCGCCATCGCCGATGTCGCGGCCGGCCTGGTCGAAGAGGGCGAGGCCGTGGTCGTCGGCGCGGGGACGACCACCCAGGAGCTGGCCCGCCGGCTCGCCCGGGTGCCCGGTCTCACCGTCGTCACCAACTCGCTGCTCGTCGCCCAGGCGCTGGCACACGCCAACCGGGTCGAGGTGGTGATGACCGGCGGCACCCTGCGCGGGTCCAACTACGCCCTCGTCGGCAGCGGGGCCGAACAGTCCCTCCAGGGGCTGCGGGTGTCCCGGGCCTTCCTGTCCGGGAGCGGGCTGACCGCCGAACGGGGGCTGTCCACCTCCAACATGCTCTCCGCGAGCGTGGACCGGGCGCTGGTGCAGGCCGCGGCCGAGGTGGTGGTGCTCGCCGACCACACGAAGCTCGGCACCGACACCATGTTCCAGACCGTGCCCACGGACATCATGACGCGGCTGGTGACGGACGAGCCGCCGCCCCACGACGACCGGGCCGCCACCGAGCTCCAGGCGCTGGCCGACCAGGGCGTGCAGATCACCGTGGCGGGCTCCTCGGCGGCCTCCGGCGGGGGTCACGGCGGAGCCCCGGGCGGGGACGGCATGCAGGGGCGCAGGCCCCGCCGGGAGTCCCCCCTGCCGGTCCAGCGGCGCGGCGGCCCCACCGACCGGCTGCGCAGCGCTCCCGCCTCGATGCTGGAGCAGCAGGCCGGCGAACGGGCGCGCGTCGCGGACATGCGGCGCCGCTGA
- the mmpB gene encoding morphogenic membrane protein MmpB, giving the protein MLWSDPKNEPPKDMRDAQAMLRRLLVVLALAMVVGVYVLGIAPF; this is encoded by the coding sequence ATGCTCTGGTCAGACCCGAAGAACGAGCCGCCGAAGGACATGCGCGACGCCCAGGCGATGCTCAGGCGGCTGCTCGTCGTGCTCGCCCTCGCGATGGTCGTCGGGGTGTACGTGCTCGGCATCGCCCCCTTCTAG
- a CDS encoding acyl-CoA carboxylase subunit beta, producing MSQPSEPIDMHTTAGKLADLRRRVEEATHAGSARAVEKQHAKGKLTARERVALLLDEGSFVELDEFARHRSTSFGLEKTRPYGDGVVTGYGTVDGRPVAVFSQDFTVFGGALGEVYGQKIMKVMDFALKTGCPLVGINDSGGARIQEGVSALGMYGEIFRRNVHASGVIPQISLIVGPCAGGAVYSPAITDFTVMVDQTSHMFITGPDVIKTVTGEDVGFEELGGARTHNSTSGVAHHMAGDEKDAIEYVKSLLAYLPSNNLSEPPSFPEEADTEVSDSDLELDTLIPDSANQPYDMHTVIEHVLDDGEFLETQSLFAPNILTGFGRVEGHPVGIVANQPMQFAGCLDINASEKAARFVRTCDAFNVPVLTFVDVPGFLPGTDQEYNGIIRRGAKLIYAYAEATVPLITVITRKAFGGAYDVMGSKHLGADLNLAWPTAQIAVMGAQGAVNILHRRTIAEAGENEVEEVRARLIAEYEDALLNPYTAAERGYIDAVTMPSETRAHVVKGLRQLRTKRESLPPKKHGNIPL from the coding sequence ATGTCCCAACCCTCAGAGCCGATCGACATGCACACGACCGCGGGCAAGCTCGCGGACCTGCGGCGCCGCGTCGAGGAAGCCACCCACGCCGGTTCCGCGCGGGCCGTCGAGAAGCAGCACGCCAAGGGCAAGCTGACGGCGCGTGAGCGCGTCGCGCTGCTGTTGGACGAGGGGTCCTTCGTAGAGCTGGACGAGTTCGCCCGGCACCGCTCCACCAGCTTCGGCCTGGAGAAGACCCGCCCCTACGGCGACGGCGTCGTCACCGGCTACGGCACGGTGGACGGCCGCCCGGTGGCGGTGTTCTCGCAGGACTTCACCGTCTTCGGCGGAGCCCTCGGCGAGGTCTACGGCCAGAAGATCATGAAGGTCATGGACTTCGCGCTGAAGACCGGCTGCCCCCTCGTCGGCATCAACGACTCCGGCGGCGCCCGCATCCAGGAGGGCGTCAGCGCGCTCGGCATGTACGGCGAGATCTTCCGCCGCAACGTGCACGCGTCCGGCGTGATCCCGCAGATCAGCCTGATCGTCGGCCCCTGCGCCGGCGGTGCCGTGTACTCCCCGGCGATCACCGACTTCACCGTCATGGTCGACCAGACCTCGCACATGTTCATCACCGGCCCGGACGTCATCAAGACGGTCACCGGCGAGGACGTCGGCTTCGAGGAGCTGGGCGGTGCGCGCACCCACAACTCCACCTCGGGCGTGGCGCACCACATGGCGGGCGACGAGAAGGACGCCATCGAGTACGTCAAGTCCCTGCTGGCGTACCTGCCGTCGAACAACCTCTCCGAGCCGCCCTCCTTCCCGGAGGAGGCGGACACCGAGGTCTCGGACTCCGACCTCGAACTCGACACGCTGATCCCCGACAGCGCGAACCAGCCGTACGACATGCACACCGTGATCGAGCACGTGCTGGACGACGGCGAGTTCCTGGAGACGCAGTCGCTGTTCGCCCCGAACATCCTCACCGGCTTCGGCCGCGTCGAGGGCCACCCCGTGGGCATCGTCGCCAACCAGCCGATGCAGTTCGCCGGCTGCCTGGACATCAACGCCTCCGAGAAGGCGGCGCGGTTCGTGCGGACCTGCGACGCCTTCAACGTGCCGGTGCTGACGTTCGTCGACGTCCCGGGCTTCCTGCCGGGCACCGACCAGGAGTACAACGGCATCATCCGGCGCGGCGCGAAGCTGATCTACGCCTACGCCGAGGCCACCGTCCCCCTGATCACCGTCATCACCCGCAAGGCCTTCGGCGGCGCCTACGACGTCATGGGCTCCAAGCACCTCGGCGCCGACCTGAACCTGGCCTGGCCCACCGCGCAGATCGCCGTCATGGGCGCGCAGGGCGCGGTGAACATCCTGCACCGGCGCACGATCGCCGAAGCGGGGGAGAATGAGGTCGAGGAGGTGCGCGCCCGGCTGATCGCCGAGTACGAGGACGCGCTGCTCAACCCCTACACGGCGGCCGAGCGCGGTTACATCGACGCGGTGACCATGCCGTCCGAGACCCGCGCCCACGTGGTCAAGGGGCTGCGCCAGCTGCGGACCAAGCGGGAGTCCCTGCCTCCGAAGAAGCACGGCAACATCCCCCTCTAG
- a CDS encoding acyl-CoA carboxylase epsilon subunit, with protein sequence MIKVVKGNPTPEELAAALAVVQARAAALASAPSGAPRVPDEWAAPRRVARHRLPQPGPRAWGRTYWPGQH encoded by the coding sequence ATGATCAAGGTCGTCAAGGGCAACCCGACCCCCGAGGAGCTGGCCGCCGCACTGGCGGTGGTCCAAGCGCGCGCGGCGGCGCTGGCCTCGGCCCCGTCGGGCGCGCCCCGGGTCCCGGACGAGTGGGCCGCTCCGCGCCGGGTGGCGCGGCACCGGCTGCCGCAGCCCGGTCCGCGCGCGTGGGGCCGTACGTACTGGCCCGGCCAGCACTGA
- a CDS encoding biotin carboxylase N-terminal domain-containing protein: MRKVLIANRGEIAVRVARACRDAGIASVAVYADPDRDALHVRAADEAFALGGDTPATSYLDIAKVLQAAADSGADAIHPGYGFLSENADFAQAVIDAGLTWIGPPPQAIRDLGDKVAARHIAQRAGAPLVAGTPDPVSGSDEVVAFAREHGLPIAIKAAFGGGGRGLKVARTLEEVPELYDSAVREAVAAFGRGECFVERYLDKPRHVETQCLADSHGNVVVVSTRDCSLQRRHQKLVEEAPAPFLSEAQNAELYAASKAILKEAGYVGAGTVEFLVSADGLISFLEVNTRLQVEHPVTEEVAGIDLVREMFRIADGEELGYGDPVLRGHSFEFRINGEDPGRGFLPAPGTVTKFAAPTGPGVRLDTGVESGSVIGPAWDSLLAKLIVTGATREQALQRAARALAEFEVEGMATAIPFHRAVVADPAFAPTDGSPFTVFTRWIETEFVNEIPAFVVPAAEDTEDEPGRETVVVEVGGKRLEVSLPSSLGMTLARTAAAGGAKPKRRAAKKSGPAASGDTLASPMQGTIVKVAVEEGQQVNEGDLVVVLEAMKMEQPLNAHRSGTIVGLNAEVGASLTSGATICEIKD; this comes from the coding sequence GTGCGCAAGGTGCTCATCGCCAACCGTGGCGAAATCGCTGTCCGCGTTGCTCGGGCCTGCCGGGATGCCGGGATCGCGAGCGTAGCCGTCTACGCCGATCCGGACCGGGACGCCCTGCACGTCCGCGCGGCAGACGAAGCTTTCGCGTTGGGCGGTGACACCCCGGCCACCAGCTACCTCGACATCGCGAAGGTCCTGCAGGCCGCCGCCGACTCCGGAGCGGACGCCATCCATCCCGGATACGGCTTCCTGTCCGAGAACGCGGACTTCGCCCAGGCCGTCATCGACGCGGGCCTGACCTGGATCGGCCCGCCGCCGCAGGCCATCCGCGACCTCGGCGACAAGGTCGCCGCCCGGCACATCGCCCAGCGCGCCGGCGCCCCGCTGGTCGCGGGCACCCCCGACCCGGTGTCCGGGTCCGACGAGGTCGTCGCCTTCGCGCGGGAACACGGCCTGCCGATCGCGATCAAGGCCGCCTTCGGCGGTGGCGGCCGCGGCCTGAAGGTCGCCCGCACCCTCGAAGAGGTACCGGAGCTCTACGACTCCGCCGTCCGCGAGGCCGTCGCCGCCTTCGGCCGCGGCGAGTGCTTCGTCGAGCGCTACCTCGACAAGCCGCGCCACGTGGAGACCCAGTGCCTGGCCGACAGCCACGGCAACGTGGTCGTCGTCTCCACCCGCGACTGCTCCCTCCAGCGGCGTCACCAGAAGCTCGTCGAGGAGGCCCCCGCGCCGTTCCTGAGCGAGGCCCAGAACGCCGAGCTGTACGCCGCCTCCAAGGCGATCCTCAAGGAAGCCGGCTACGTCGGCGCCGGCACGGTCGAGTTCCTCGTCTCCGCCGACGGCCTGATCTCCTTCCTGGAGGTCAACACCCGCCTCCAGGTGGAGCACCCGGTCACCGAAGAGGTCGCCGGCATCGACCTGGTCCGCGAGATGTTCCGCATCGCCGACGGCGAGGAGCTCGGCTACGGCGACCCCGTCCTGCGCGGCCACTCCTTCGAGTTCCGCATCAACGGCGAGGACCCGGGCCGCGGCTTCCTGCCCGCGCCGGGCACCGTCACCAAGTTCGCCGCGCCCACCGGTCCCGGCGTGCGCCTGGACACCGGCGTCGAGTCGGGCTCGGTCATCGGCCCCGCCTGGGACTCCCTGCTGGCCAAGCTGATCGTCACCGGTGCCACCCGTGAGCAGGCCCTCCAGCGGGCCGCCCGCGCCCTGGCCGAGTTCGAGGTCGAGGGCATGGCCACCGCCATCCCCTTCCACCGCGCGGTCGTCGCCGACCCCGCCTTCGCGCCCACCGACGGCAGCCCCTTCACGGTCTTCACCCGCTGGATCGAGACCGAGTTCGTCAACGAGATCCCGGCCTTCGTCGTACCGGCGGCCGAGGACACCGAGGACGAGCCGGGCCGCGAGACCGTGGTCGTCGAGGTCGGCGGCAAGCGCCTGGAGGTCTCCCTCCCGTCCTCGCTGGGCATGACCCTGGCCCGCACCGCCGCCGCGGGCGGGGCGAAGCCCAAGCGCCGCGCCGCCAAGAAGTCCGGCCCGGCCGCCTCGGGCGACACCCTCGCCTCCCCGATGCAGGGCACCATCGTCAAGGTGGCCGTCGAGGAGGGACAGCAGGTCAACGAGGGCGACCTCGTCGTCGTCCTGGAGGCCATGAAGATGGAGCAGCCCCTCAACGCGCACCGCTCGGGCACCATCGTGGGCCTGAACGCCGAGGTCGGCGCCTCCCTCACCTCCGGCGCCACCATCTGCGAGATCAAGGACTGA
- a CDS encoding NAD(P)H-quinone dehydrogenase — MTRIVIIGGGPGGYEAALVGAQLGAEVTVVDCDGLGGASVLTDCVPSKTLIATAEVMTTFDSSYEELGIVVADDTPPMEQAARVVGVDLGKVNRRVKRLALAQSHDITASVTRAGARVLRGRGKLGGPQGIDGTRDVIVTAADGTETILTADAVLIATGGTPREIPDAMPDGERILNWTQVYDLEELPEELIVVGSGVTGAEFAGAYQALGSRVTLVSSRDRVLPGEDPDAAAVLEDVFRRRGMNVVGRSRAESVKRVGDRVEVTLSDGRVITGSHCLMAVGAIPNTQNMNLEESGVRLKDSGHIWTDKVSRTSSPGVYAAGDVTGVFALASVAAMQGRIAMYHFLGDAVTPLNLKTVSSNVFTDPEIATVGYTQADVDAGKIDARVVKLPLLRNPRAKMQGIRDGFVKMFCRPGTGIVVGGVVVSPRASELIHPISIAVDNNLTVEQIANAFTVYPSLSGSIAEVARQLHTRKAAGEA, encoded by the coding sequence GTGACCCGGATCGTGATCATCGGCGGCGGACCCGGCGGGTATGAGGCGGCCCTGGTGGGGGCCCAGCTCGGCGCGGAGGTGACCGTCGTCGACTGCGACGGTCTGGGCGGGGCGTCGGTGCTCACCGACTGCGTGCCCTCGAAGACTCTCATCGCGACCGCCGAGGTCATGACGACCTTCGACTCGTCGTACGAGGAACTGGGCATCGTCGTCGCGGACGACACCCCGCCCATGGAGCAGGCCGCGCGCGTCGTCGGCGTGGACCTCGGCAAGGTGAACCGGCGCGTCAAGCGCCTCGCGCTCGCCCAGTCCCACGACATCACCGCGTCCGTGACCCGGGCCGGCGCCCGCGTGCTGCGCGGCCGCGGCAAGCTCGGCGGCCCGCAGGGCATCGACGGGACCCGGGACGTCATCGTCACCGCGGCCGACGGCACGGAGACGATCCTGACCGCCGACGCGGTGCTGATCGCCACCGGCGGCACCCCCCGCGAGATCCCGGACGCGATGCCCGACGGGGAGCGGATCCTGAACTGGACCCAGGTCTACGACCTGGAGGAGCTCCCCGAGGAGCTCATCGTGGTCGGCTCGGGCGTGACCGGCGCCGAGTTCGCCGGCGCGTACCAGGCCCTCGGCTCCCGGGTGACCCTGGTGTCCTCGCGCGACCGCGTGCTGCCGGGCGAGGACCCCGACGCGGCGGCCGTGCTGGAGGACGTCTTCCGGCGCCGCGGCATGAACGTGGTCGGCCGCTCGCGCGCCGAGTCCGTCAAGCGGGTCGGGGACCGGGTCGAGGTCACCCTGTCCGACGGGCGGGTCATCACCGGCTCGCACTGCCTGATGGCCGTCGGCGCCATCCCGAACACCCAGAACATGAACCTGGAGGAGTCCGGGGTCCGGCTCAAGGACTCGGGCCACATCTGGACCGACAAGGTCTCGCGCACCTCCTCGCCGGGCGTGTACGCGGCCGGTGACGTGACCGGGGTCTTCGCGCTGGCCTCCGTGGCCGCCATGCAGGGCCGCATCGCGATGTACCACTTCCTCGGCGACGCGGTGACCCCGCTGAACCTGAAGACGGTCTCCTCGAACGTCTTCACCGACCCGGAGATCGCCACCGTCGGCTACACCCAGGCCGACGTGGACGCGGGCAAGATCGACGCCCGGGTGGTGAAGCTGCCGCTGCTGCGCAACCCGCGCGCGAAGATGCAGGGCATCCGGGACGGCTTCGTGAAGATGTTCTGCCGTCCGGGCACCGGCATCGTGGTCGGCGGCGTGGTCGTCTCGCCGCGCGCGAGCGAGCTCATCCACCCGATCTCGATCGCGGTCGACAACAACCTGACGGTCGAGCAGATCGCAAACGCGTTCACCGTGTACCCCTCCCTGTCCGGTTCGATCGCGGAAGTGGCACGCCAGTTGCACACCCGCAAGGCGGCGGGCGAGGCGTAG
- a CDS encoding nucleoside triphosphate pyrophosphatase: protein MAPMTVEPQRTLVLASASPARLNLLRQAGLAPHVIVSGFDEDTLSHDEPAGLALALAEAKAGVVAGLAEAAGALVIGCDSVLELDGEALGKPADAAEATARWKAMRGRAGVLRTGHCVIDTTTGRQVSATASTTVRFGEPSDAEVAAYVASGEPLHVAGAFTLDGLSAPFIDGIDGDHGNVIGLSMPLLRSLLGELDVSITDLWA from the coding sequence ATGGCCCCCATGACCGTAGAGCCACAGCGCACGCTCGTCCTCGCCTCCGCCTCCCCCGCCCGGCTGAACCTGCTGCGGCAGGCCGGGCTGGCCCCGCACGTGATCGTCAGCGGGTTCGACGAGGACACCCTCAGCCACGACGAGCCGGCCGGTCTGGCGCTGGCCCTGGCCGAGGCCAAGGCGGGTGTGGTGGCGGGCCTGGCGGAGGCCGCGGGCGCGCTGGTGATCGGCTGCGACTCCGTGCTGGAGCTGGACGGCGAGGCCCTGGGCAAGCCGGCCGACGCGGCGGAGGCCACGGCCCGCTGGAAGGCGATGCGCGGACGCGCCGGGGTGCTGCGCACGGGGCACTGCGTGATCGACACGACGACCGGGCGTCAGGTCTCGGCCACCGCTTCGACGACGGTCCGCTTCGGCGAGCCATCGGACGCGGAGGTGGCGGCCTACGTGGCGAGCGGCGAGCCGCTGCACGTGGCCGGGGCGTTCACCCTGGACGGGCTGTCGGCTCCGTTCATCGACGGCATCGACGGGGACCACGGCAACGTCATCGGCCTGTCGATGCCCCTGCTGCGCTCCCTGCTGGGCGAACTGGACGTGTCCATCACGGACTTGTGGGCCTGA